The Rhodothermales bacterium sequence GCGATATTCTATCATCCGGCGAGCACGGCCGAAGGTTCGTACCGGGCTCGGGCCGCAATCTATCTGTTCCCGCCAGGAGAACGGAATGAGGGCTTTGGACTGTTCGTCGGCGGGCAGGATCTCGAAGGGGATGATCAGAAGTACCTCTACTTTCTTCTCCGCCGCAGCGGTGAGTTCCTGGTCAAGACCCGAGCAGGAGACGAGACCAGCGTGGTACATCCATGGACAGCGAGCGATGCGATCATCCCGTACACAGACACCACGGAGGGTACCGTTCATAACGTCCTGGAAATCCAGTCGACTACGGATCGGTTGACGTTTTTGGTCAACAGCACCGAAGTCGCGAGCGTACCGCGTGCCGACCTCCCCGCAGATGGCATTGTGGGCCTGCGCGTCAATCACGGTCTCAACCTGCACATCGACGATTTCAGCGTTGAAGACCTCGACTGAGCTGACCCGCCTTAAAAACAAAAAGCCCAGCCTTACGGGGCTGGGCTTTCAAAGGAGCATCAACCGCTAATAGTCAAAGATAATTGAGCGGTGAGCTCGTAGATAAGTATCGGTCGATCTCCGGAATCTTTAGCGGCTCGAACATTTTTTCATCGGAGAAGAATCAGTCTTTGAGATGCCCGCCCTGCTTCACATTCGAGGATATAGTAGTACACGCCTGAGGACAGGTCGCCGGCGTGCCACTCGACCTGATGATGTCCGGACGGCAGATACCGCGGCGGCAGCCTGTCGACCAACTGTCCCTGCACATTGTAAACGTCAAGCCGCAGCGTAGTCGCCCGGGGAAGCGAGAAAGAAATCGTTGTAGACGTGGCGAACGGATTAGGATAGTTCTGATACAGGGTAGTGACTACGGGCTGTTCCGGGATGGCGTCTACCGTTACGACAGGGATGATCGCGTTGAAGACACCATCTCCGTCGGTCGCTGCAAACAATTCGTGCGTGTCGTTTCCGGAATTCAGGTACGCGAGCGACCGGACGAACCGATTGTCGAGCCCTTTATCCAGATGCATCCAGGTAGTGTCCGGTGTCTTTCTGGCGAAGACGCCGTCGCCGAATGTGGCTGCGTAAACAGTGCCGTTGGCTCCGCGCAGGATGGAGGTGACAAAGCGACTCTGGAGTCCGTTCTTCTCCCATGTTGTCCCCCCGTCGGTCGAGCGAGCCACTCCATCGGGAGTGCCGACGAGAAGTCCCTCATCGCGATCGATGTGGATGGAGAAGACACCCGCCCGAACTACCTCGTCTGTGATCGAATCCCACGTCTCGCCACCGGATACACTTCGAAAGAGACCGGTACTTGTCCCCGCGTAGGTGAGTCCGCTCTCATCCATGGCCAGGCTCCAGATGACATGGCCATCGAGACCGACTCTCTTCCACGTGATGCCGCCATCCTCAGAGCGGAGCACGCCGTCGCCCTCGGACCCGGCGAGGACACGGCGCCTCTGAACCGCCAGTGACCGGATGGGGGCTCGCGTCCACTCGTCTCCCGGGTCTTTGTTTGTAATCGTCCACGAACGACCATCGTCGTCAGACTCGAACACGCGTCCCGCGATGCCGCCTGCAAACTGATGTCCACCATCGGATACGACCGTATAGACATCTTCATGATGTCGATCTGTCGGCACCCATTCCACGCCGCGGTTGCTGGACCGGAGAAGTCCGCTCTCATACGTTGCTGCGATAATGGTGCCGCCGGTGGTCGTCGCGAGCGAGAAGACGTAGCTTCTGGGGATTCCCATGAGCCGCCAGTCGTAGTCGGGCCCCTTTGATCTGTAGATGCCTGTTCGGGTGCCAATCCATACGTCTCCGTTGATGCCCGCGGTGATAGCGGTTACGGTCCCGCCTTCGAGACCCGTGGAGCGCCACGTTCCGGACGCCTCGTCGAACGCGTAGATTCCGTGTCCGTGCATGCCCACGAGGAGCTGGCCTCCCGGAAGAACGGCCACCGTCCAGACTTTCTGGTTGGGCAGGCCTTCAGCGATCCGGGTCCACGCACCTTCTCCCTGGTAGTTGCGAGCCACGCCGCCCACCCAGCCGGCAGCGACAATCTCGCGGCGGGATGCAGCAACGAATCGCAGAGCGCCCAGCGGAGAGCCGCCGTCGAAGCGCGACCACGTCTGGCCGCTGTCTGTCGACAGAAAGACTCCGTCGCGGCGGCATGCAGCGTACGCTGTCTCTCTTGTACCAAACGCAAGTGACCGCACGTCGAGATCGGTGAGCCCATCATTCGAACTGTGCCATGTTGTCTCGTCACGCAGAGCGAATACACCGGATCCGAATGTGCCGGCGAGTATCGCGCCCTCTCCATTGCCGATGAGCGATTGCACACGAGAATCAGCGAGGCCCGTATTGAATCCATCCCACGTCTCGCCACGGTCGGTCGACAGGTAGACTCCATCTCCAAAGGTGCCAGCGAGAAGTCGACCCCGGTGGTCGATCACGAGTCCGCGAATATCCGTGTCTATCAACCCGAGTTGCTTCCACGAGTGGCCATCGTCGTCCGATCGATATATACCTTCCTCGAATGTGCCGGCATAGACCGTACCATCGATTGCTACGGCAATGGCGCTCGTGTGCGCGGCCATGGGGCCGTTTGTTCGAGTCCAGCTCGATTGCCCTGCTGCGTCTAGAGCAAGCTCGGTGAAGATCACGCACGCAACGAGGATCCCGAACAGCAAGCAGATTATTGTGCCGCGGGAGTCGCGGTGGTGCGGTGGGTCCGAGCAATCAAACCGGCATCGAGGCGGCTGCAACGGATCATAGCGCGACGACTGATGCCCCGGTTCTCCAGTT is a genomic window containing:
- a CDS encoding T9SS type A sorting domain-containing protein, whose translation is MAAHTSAIAVAIDGTVYAGTFEEGIYRSDDDGHSWKQLGLIDTDIRGLVIDHRGRLLAGTFGDGVYLSTDRGETWDGFNTGLADSRVQSLIGNGEGAILAGTFGSGVFALRDETTWHSSNDGLTDLDVRSLAFGTRETAYAACRRDGVFLSTDSGQTWSRFDGGSPLGALRFVAASRREIVAAGWVGGVARNYQGEGAWTRIAEGLPNQKVWTVAVLPGGQLLVGMHGHGIYAFDEASGTWRSTGLEGGTVTAITAGINGDVWIGTRTGIYRSKGPDYDWRLMGIPRSYVFSLATTTGGTIIAATYESGLLRSSNRGVEWVPTDRHHEDVYTVVSDGGHQFAGGIAGRVFESDDDGRSWTITNKDPGDEWTRAPIRSLAVQRRRVLAGSEGDGVLRSEDGGITWKRVGLDGHVIWSLAMDESGLTYAGTSTGLFRSVSGGETWDSITDEVVRAGVFSIHIDRDEGLLVGTPDGVARSTDGGTTWEKNGLQSRFVTSILRGANGTVYAATFGDGVFARKTPDTTWMHLDKGLDNRFVRSLAYLNSGNDTHELFAATDGDGVFNAIIPVVTVDAIPEQPVVTTLYQNYPNPFATSTTISFSLPRATTLRLDVYNVQGQLVDRLPPRYLPSGHHQVEWHAGDLSSGVYYYILECEAGRASQRLILLR